In the Sarcophilus harrisii chromosome 3, mSarHar1.11, whole genome shotgun sequence genome, one interval contains:
- the LOC105749869 gene encoding olfactory receptor 6X1 codes for MRNGTVVTEFILLGFPDIHGMQVPLFIVIFLIYILTIFGNGLIIAIVWAEPKLQTPMYFFLSNLSFLEIWYTTTVIPKLLETFVVEKTIICVPCCLLQAFFHFFLGTTEFLILTAMSFDRYLAICKPLHYSTLMTSSLCLQLALTSWMIGFTIVFCQTILLFQLPFCGNNTINHFYCDIGPILKMACADTSLLEFLGLLATILIIPGSLAFTVISYIYIVSTILKIPSATGRQKAFSTCASHLTVVSLLYGAVLFMYLRPTTHSSFKLNKVVSVLNTILTPLLNPFIYTIRNKEVKGALWKAMACQKAHYHQ; via the coding sequence ATGAGAAATGGCACAGTGGTCACAGAGTTTATTCTCCTAGGCTTTCCAGACATCCATGGAATGCAGGTTCCCCTATTCATAGTGATATTCCTCATCtatattttaaccatttttgGAAATGGACTTATCATTGCTATTGTATGGGCAGAACCTAAATTACAAACCCCTATGTACTTCTTCCTTAGCAATCTGTCCTTCTTGGAGATTTGGTACACCACCACTGTCATTCCCAAACTGCTGGAAacttttgtggtggaaaagacaATCATCTGTGTTCCCTGCTGCCTGCTGCAGGCCTTCTTCCACTTCTTTTTGGGCACAACTGAGTTTTTGATTCTCACAGCCATGTCCTTTGATCGTTACCTGGCCATCTGCAAGCCCCTCCACTACTCTACTCTCATGACCAGCTCGCTCTGCCTCCAGCTAGCCCTTACTTCTTGGATGATAGGATTCACCATTGTCTTCTGTCAGACAATTCTGCTTTTTCAGTTACCTTTCTGTGGCAACAACACCATCAACCATTTCTACTGTGACATTGGCCCCATCCTGAAAATGGCCTGTGCAGACACCAGCCTCCTGGAGTTTCTGGGTCTCCTGGCCACTATTCTGATTATACCAGGGTCACTTGCCTTCACAgtgatttcttatatttatatagtgtccACTATCCTGAAGATCCCCTCGGCCACTGGACGCCAGAAAGCATTCTCTACCTGTGCTTCTCACCTAACTGTGGTTTCTCTGCTGTATGGAGCAGTTCTGTTCATGTACTTGAGACCCACAACACATTCTTCATTCAAGCTGAACAAAGTGGTATCTGTGCTCAACACTATCCTCACCCCACTTCTGAATCCCTTCATTTATACCATTAGAAACAAGGAGGTAAAAGGAGCCTTGTGGAAGGCAATGGCATGTCAAAAAGCCCATTACCATCAGTGA